The segment CCGGCCCGGATGATCCCGCTGGCGATCGGCGCCACGTTGTGAACCGCAGCGATCTTCACGCTCACCGGTTTGCTATAGCCGGTGGCTTCTTTCAAGGCGAATATCAGTTGGCGCAGGTCTTCGATGGAGTAAATGTCGTGATGCGGTGCCGGCGAAAGGGCATCCGTCCCGGCCGGGATCATGCGCGTCTTGGAGATTTCCTCGCTCACTTTCTCGCCGGGCAGATGGCCGCCGATGCCCGGTTTCGCGCCCTGGCCGATCTTGATTTCGATCGCCGCAGCCACATCCAGATATTCCGCGTGAACGCCGAATCGCCCGGATGCGACCTGTGCGATCGTGTTTCCGCCGAAACGATAGAAATCCTTATGCAGCCCGCCTTCACCGGTGTTGTAGAAGGTGCCCGCTTTCTGCGCCGCCGCCGCCAGCGCCAAACAGGCGTTGTAGCTGATCGAGCCGTACGACATGGCGGAGAACAGAATGGGCGTTTCGAGCATCAACTGCGGGCTCAATTCGGTCGTAAGGTCGTAGCCCGCGTTCGTGCGTGCGAGCGTGACGCGCTCGGGTTTGCTTCCCAGGAAGGTGCGCAGTTCCATGGGCTCCCGCAGAGGATCGATGGAGGGATTGGTGACTTGCGAGGCGTTGAGCAGCATGCGGTCGAAATACGAAGGCAGCTGCCGGTCACAACCCATTCCGGTCAGAAGGACGCCGCCCGATTCCGCTTGCTTGTAGATGTTCTTGATCGTCTGGGCCGTCCAATTGGCGTTGGACTTGTAATGATTCGGATTCTGCATGATCGTGATCGCATTCGTCGGGCACAGCGTGGCGCAGCGGTGGCAACCGACGCAGTTGCGTTCGTCGCTGATCACGCAGTCATCGTCCGCATCGTAGACGTGACAATCGTTTGCACATTGACGCACACAGACCTGGCAGGCAATGCAGCGGTCCATGTCGCGCGCTATTCGAAATTCGGAGGGATAAAGGGATAATGTCACCGTTTCAGACCTTCTCTTCTGTGTCTAGTGCGATAACTGCATCTGGAACAATTCCAGGCGCCGCATTGAAGCCGGCGTTTCCACATGCGGTGATTTCAACAGGCCGATCACCGGTTCGCCTGCTCTCGGCATCCAGACCTGCGCCGGCTTCGGACAGATTTCACGAATGGCGGAATCCTCACTGGCGATGTAGAGCATGTCGCCGTCGCGTGCCGCAATCAGCGGCCTCAGCTTCATGCGATCGCTCAGTCCCACGATGCCGTTCGCATGACCGATAACCACGGCAAAAGGACCATTGACGAGCGCACTTGCATACACCGTCCGGAGCGTGCGAAAAATTTCACGCTGCTTTTCGTCCATGCGCTCGATTTCATCCCAAAAATGCGCACAAACGATCTTCGCGGCGATCTCGATGGGCATGCGATGTTTGCGGATGAGCAAATCGAACAGGTATGCGAGGACTTCCGTATCCGTGAAACAGGTACATTGATAGCCGAAGTGTTCCAGATAACGTTTATTTATGCCGTAGGAGGAAATCTCGCCGTTGTGGATCACGCTCCAATCGAGCAAACTGAAGGGATGCGCGCCGCCCCACCATCCCTGGCTGTTGGTGGGAAATCTGCCGTGGCCCGTCCAGATGTAAGCCTGATACTCATCCAGGCGATAATACGCCCCGATGTCTTCGGGGTAGCCCACGCCTTTGAAGACTCCCATGTTCTTGCCGCAAGAAGCGACGAAGGCGCCCTCGATTTTGGCGTTGATGTCCATCACCATCCGCACGATGGTATCTTCTTCCTCGCCGTCCTGCGCCGACTCCGGCTTAAGCTTCAAAAAATAGCGCCAGAGAATGGGAGGATTCGACACGAGTTCATTGCGCCGCGTGGGAATAGGCTCGTCCATTTCGATGGAGCATCTCAACTTGAGATAGGCCTCCGTCTCCG is part of the Anaerolineales bacterium genome and harbors:
- a CDS encoding glutamate synthase-related protein encodes the protein MTLSLYPSEFRIARDMDRCIACQVCVRQCANDCHVYDADDDCVISDERNCVGCHRCATLCPTNAITIMQNPNHYKSNANWTAQTIKNIYKQAESGGVLLTGMGCDRQLPSYFDRMLLNASQVTNPSIDPLREPMELRTFLGSKPERVTLARTNAGYDLTTELSPQLMLETPILFSAMSYGSISYNACLALAAAAQKAGTFYNTGEGGLHKDFYRFGGNTIAQVASGRFGVHAEYLDVAAAIEIKIGQGAKPGIGGHLPGEKVSEEISKTRMIPAGTDALSPAPHHDIYSIEDLRQLIFALKEATGYSKPVSVKIAAVHNVAPIASGIIRAGADIVAIDGLRGGTGAAPTMIRDHVGLPIELAIAAVDQRLREEGIRHRASIIAGGGFRNSADIVKAIALGADAVYIATSALVAMGCHLCQKCYTGKCNWGIATQDPYLTKRLNPNIAQRRLVNLLRGWSLEIKEMLGGMGINAIESLRGNREHLRGVGMTQSELDILGIKAAGEAW
- a CDS encoding glutamine amidotransferase family protein — translated: MGQLYEKDMSGCGIVGFMNERGKVIPGDRVITAMASMHERGNGLGGGFAAYGIYPERADCYAFHMLLDHPNAKSETEAYLKLRCSIEMDEPIPTRRNELVSNPPILWRYFLKLKPESAQDGEEEDTIVRMVMDINAKIEGAFVASCGKNMGVFKGVGYPEDIGAYYRLDEYQAYIWTGHGRFPTNSQGWWGGAHPFSLLDWSVIHNGEISSYGINKRYLEHFGYQCTCFTDTEVLAYLFDLLIRKHRMPIEIAAKIVCAHFWDEIERMDEKQREIFRTLRTVYASALVNGPFAVVIGHANGIVGLSDRMKLRPLIAARDGDMLYIASEDSAIREICPKPAQVWMPRAGEPVIGLLKSPHVETPASMRRLELFQMQLSH